The following coding sequences lie in one Streptomyces venezuelae genomic window:
- a CDS encoding DUF5326 family protein has translation MAAKEIFAGMPWWVKWVAVPVVALVVFGSLIATVVGFVVGLLFKALIFVALVGGLIYVVRKFISGSSSSRTDW, from the coding sequence ATGGCAGCCAAGGAGATCTTTGCGGGAATGCCGTGGTGGGTGAAGTGGGTGGCCGTTCCGGTCGTCGCACTCGTCGTGTTCGGCAGCTTGATAGCGACCGTGGTCGGATTCGTGGTCGGCTTGCTCTTCAAGGCGCTCATATTCGTAGCCTTGGTCGGCGGACTCATCTATGTCGTACGGAAGTTCATATCCGGCTCGTCCTCGTCGCGCACGGACTGGTGA
- a CDS encoding cupin domain-containing protein, whose amino-acid sequence MKAFRLDELEAERAANDGAYLQFLRERNMSVGLYALNAGDTDPQQPHGQDEVYMVVSGRAAITVGMETTQVARGSVVYVPAGVAHKFHHISEDLRVLVVFSPPES is encoded by the coding sequence ATGAAGGCTTTCCGACTGGACGAGCTGGAGGCGGAGCGTGCCGCGAACGACGGCGCGTATCTGCAGTTCCTGCGGGAGCGAAACATGTCGGTCGGGCTGTACGCGCTCAACGCCGGGGACACCGACCCGCAGCAGCCGCACGGACAGGACGAGGTGTACATGGTCGTCAGCGGCCGCGCGGCGATCACCGTCGGAATGGAGACGACGCAGGTCGCACGGGGCAGCGTCGTCTACGTTCCGGCCGGTGTAGCCCACAAGTTCCACCACATCAGCGAGGACTTGAGGGTGCTCGTCGTGTTCTCTCCCCCGGAGTCCTGA
- a CDS encoding phage holin family protein: MKNFVVKTIANAGALAVAVWLLDKITLTGDSTGKKVGTLIVVALLFGLVNFLVKPVVKVLTFPLFILTLGLITLVVNALMLLLTSWLADKLDVSFHVEGFWTAVLGGLIISIVSWALHVALPDDD; the protein is encoded by the coding sequence ATGAAGAATTTCGTAGTCAAGACGATCGCCAACGCCGGGGCCCTGGCCGTCGCCGTGTGGCTGCTCGACAAGATCACCCTGACCGGGGACAGCACGGGCAAGAAGGTCGGCACACTTATCGTCGTCGCCCTGCTCTTCGGGCTCGTGAACTTCCTGGTCAAGCCGGTGGTGAAGGTCCTCACCTTCCCGCTGTTCATCCTGACCCTCGGCCTGATCACCCTCGTGGTCAACGCCCTGATGCTGCTGCTCACCTCGTGGCTCGCCGACAAGCTCGACGTCAGCTTCCACGTCGAGGGCTTCTGGACCGCCGTCCTCGGTGGCTTGATCATCTCGATCGTGTCCTGGGCTCTGCACGTCGCCCTGCCCGACGACGACTGA
- a CDS encoding cystathionine gamma-lyase, whose product MRAALGDGTRAVRVGLPEPVKHEPTLPGPVFAAHFHLPGDPTGGYAYGRDENPTWTHLERAIGELEAPDAGTEAGSEAGSEAGADVETLVFASGMAAISAVLFSQLRAGDTVVLPDDGYQVLPLVREQLTAYGIEVRTAPTGDDAQLDVLDGAKLLWIETPSNPGLDVCDVRRLAEAAHARGVLVAVDNTLATPLGQRPLELGADFAVASGTKMLTGHGDILLGYVACRDAELMASVRRWRKIVGAIPGPMEAWLAHRSLATLQLRADRQNANALILAEALRGRTEVTGLRYPGLPDDPSHKVAARQMRRFGCVLSFTLPTRARAERFLEALRLVDDATSFGGVRSTAERRGRWGGDAVPEGFIRFSAGAEDPDDLLADVLRALDESAAAAD is encoded by the coding sequence ATGCGGGCAGCCCTCGGCGACGGCACGCGGGCGGTCCGGGTCGGGCTGCCCGAGCCGGTAAAGCACGAGCCGACGCTGCCCGGGCCGGTCTTCGCCGCGCACTTCCACCTGCCGGGCGACCCGACGGGCGGCTACGCGTACGGGCGCGACGAGAACCCCACCTGGACGCACCTGGAGCGGGCCATCGGCGAGCTCGAGGCGCCGGACGCGGGGACGGAGGCAGGGTCTGAAGCTGGGTCGGAAGCGGGGGCGGACGTCGAGACCCTTGTCTTCGCCTCCGGCATGGCGGCGATCTCGGCGGTCCTCTTCTCGCAGCTGCGCGCGGGAGACACCGTGGTCCTGCCGGACGACGGTTACCAGGTCCTTCCGCTGGTCCGCGAGCAGCTCACGGCGTACGGCATCGAGGTGCGCACCGCTCCGACCGGTGACGACGCGCAGCTCGACGTCCTGGACGGCGCCAAGCTGCTGTGGATCGAGACTCCGTCCAACCCCGGCCTCGACGTGTGCGACGTGCGGCGGCTCGCCGAGGCGGCCCATGCGCGGGGCGTGCTGGTGGCGGTCGACAACACCCTGGCGACGCCGCTCGGCCAGCGTCCTCTCGAACTCGGCGCGGACTTCGCCGTGGCGAGCGGCACCAAGATGCTCACCGGGCACGGCGACATCCTCCTGGGGTACGTCGCCTGCCGTGACGCGGAGCTGATGGCGTCGGTGCGGCGCTGGCGCAAGATCGTCGGTGCGATTCCGGGCCCGATGGAAGCCTGGCTCGCGCATCGCTCGCTGGCTACGCTGCAGTTGCGGGCCGACCGGCAGAACGCGAACGCCCTCATCCTCGCCGAGGCCCTGCGCGGGCGCACCGAGGTGACCGGGCTGCGCTACCCCGGACTGCCCGACGACCCCTCGCACAAGGTCGCCGCGCGGCAGATGCGCCGCTTCGGGTGCGTGCTCTCGTTCACGCTGCCCACGCGCGCACGTGCCGAGCGTTTCCTCGAAGCGCTGCGGCTGGTCGACGACGCGACGAGCTTCGGCGGTGTGCGGTCGACGGCCGAACGCCGCGGACGCTGGGGTGGCGACGCCGTTCCGGAGGGCTTCATCCGCTTCTCCGCGGGCGCCGAGGACCCCGACGACCTGCTGGCGGATGTGCTGCGTG